From the genome of Triticum aestivum cultivar Chinese Spring chromosome 3B, IWGSC CS RefSeq v2.1, whole genome shotgun sequence, one region includes:
- the LOC123065788 gene encoding homeobox-leucine zipper protein TF1-like codes for MTGNRGGRRRKAPQQGRRARDNDLDISQSNSDGQDGAEGSQQPKRRLQRLNPQQTQVLEGFFGICAHPDENQRMGMSESTGLTMQQVKFWFQNKRTHMKHVTGKEETYRMKAQNEMLREENKRLASAAKTAFCPACVALPGLNPSVEVQRLRQENESLKQQLSQLRAEAHPSSSRPFQLDPSTENIIGRENDMDAIAELAQSAMHEFVVLSESGGPLWMPVPGGSLDVLNKMAYAQTFGAGSSANAIGFMTEATRADGMVMMDAKQIVDYIMDSECYTSFCPGLVTSANTTKVYKWPTSAGYNGAMHLMTVETVFPSPLVPSRKCTFVRCCRDMQNGTVIIVDVSLDNGDGTFKCHKMPSGILIRSLNSDASQVTVVEHVQVNDTGVHELYRPSLSGLMFGARRWVSSIVRQSARMRDLFIVSKSASNGNTNGRKTLMKIADGLLADYASGVAAVPGSGWTILHGAGTEDDIRITYRKNNDDSNNAVVSVCASFHLPVPLKVTFDLLKNNLLRPKWDVLVNGNSVREEVAVCKGVGAGIDDVVSILHLKDPPTGENRDNIMILQNSGYDVSGAFMVYCPVNIQVMNEIMSPSNTAESNNVSLYPTGFHLLPVEDTALGLGEGGATLVTAGFQIMLKLARGTGLYPRSASTAAGLMTENIATIKKTLTSSHPIFYRRQPPNNLI; via the exons CCACAACAGGGCCGTCGAGCACGCGACAATGACTTGGACATATCACAAAGCAACTCGGATGGACAAGATGGCGCCGAGGGATCACAACAGCCCAAGAGGCGCCTGCAGAGGCTCAACCCCCAGCAAACCCAAGTGCTTGAAGG GTTTTTCGGCATATGTGCGCACCCTGACGAGAATCAAAGGATGGGGATGAGCGAGTCAACAGGTCTCACGATGCAGCAAGTCAAGTTTTGGTTTCAGAACAAGAGGACACATATGAAG CATGTGACTGGAAAAGAAGAGACCTATAGGATGAAAGCGCAGAATGAGATGCTGAGGGAGGAAAACAAGAGGCTTGCATCGGCAGCTAAGACTGCATTCTGCCCCGCCTGCGTTGCTTTACCAGGACTGAATCCCTCTGTGGAGGTGCAGAGGCTAAGGCAGGAAAATGAATCACTGAAGCAACAG CTTTCACAGCTGCGTGCTGAAGCGCATCCAAGTTCAAGCCGTCCTTTTCAACTTGACCCATCCACAGAGAATATCATTGGAAGAGAAAATGACATGGATGCGATTGCTGAACTCGCTCAAAGTGCAATGCACGAGTTTGTCGTCCTGTCCGAATCCGGCGGACCTCTGTGGATGCCTGTCCCTGGTGGTTCCCTTGACGTGCTGAACAAGATGGCTTATGCTCAAACATTTGGCGCAGGAAGCAGCGCAAATGCCATAGGATTCATGACCGAGGCTACTCGTGCTGATGGTatggtcatgatggacgccaaacagATTGTGGACTATATCATGGACTCT GAGTGCTACACATCTTTCTGTCCTGGACTTGTGACTAGTGCAAATACCACCAAGGTTTACAAGTGGCCTACTAGTGCAGGCTACAATGGGGCTATGCATTTG ATGACCGTCGAGACGGTGTTCCCATCGCCACTGGTACCATCCAGGAAATGCACATTCGTGAGGTGCTGCAGGGATATGCAAAATGGGACAGTGATCATTGTAGATGTGTCTTTGGACAACGGTGACGGCACCTTCAAATGCCACAAAATGCCATCAGGAATCCTAATTCGGAGCCTGAATTCCGACGCCAGCCAG GTCACTGTCGTAGAGCATGTCCAAGTGAATGATACTGGTGTTCACGAGCTCTACCGCCCAAGCTTGAGCGGACTGATGTTCGGAGCTAGGCGCTGGGTGTCGAGCATTGTGCGACAGAGCGCACGCATGAGAGACCTCTTCATTGTCAGCAAAAGCGCCTCGAACG GCAACACAAATGGGAGGAAGACCCTCATGAAGATAGCGGACGGCCTGCTCGCGGACTACGCCAGCGGCGTCGCCGCGGTCCCTGGGAGCGGATGGACCATTCTGCATGGCGCCGGCACGGAAGACGACATCAGGATCACATACAGGAAGAACAACGACGACAGCAACAACGCCGTCGTGTCCGTGTGTGCGTCGTTCCATCTGCCGGTGCCGCTCAAGGTGACGTTTGATCTGCTCAAGAACAACCTGTTACGCCCAAAG TGGGATGTGCTGGTGAACGGTAATTCGGTGAGGGAGGAAGTCGCTGTTTGCAAAGGCGTAGGAGCAGGAATTGATGATGTTGTCTCCATACTGCATCTCAAG GATCCGCCCACCGGGGAGAACAGGGACAACATCATGATCCTCCAGAACAGCGGCTACGACGTGTCGGGCGCGTTCATGGTCTACTGCCCAGTCAACATCCAAGTGATGAACGAGATCATGAGCCCTAGCAACACGGCGGAGAGCAACAATGTGTCCCTCTACCCCACCGGCTTCCACCTCCTCCCCGTCGAGGACACTGCCCTTGGCCTCGGCGAGGGTGGAGCAACTCTTGTGACCGCGGGGTTCCAGATTATGCTCAAGCTCGCTCGTGGCACCGGCCTGTATCCTAGGTCCGCGTCCACGGCCGCCGGTCTGATGACAGAAAACATTGCTACCATCAAGAAGACTCTGACCAGCAGCCACCCCATCTTCTATAGGAGGCAGCCCCCCAACAATCTCATCTAG